From a single Silene latifolia isolate original U9 population chromosome 6, ASM4854445v1, whole genome shotgun sequence genomic region:
- the LOC141586727 gene encoding GDSL esterase/lipase At1g33811 — METKMSQNKTGFYVLIALLMLCYFSMACNTTKAATKMQVTGFYIFGDSLVDNGNNNEILTLARANYQPYGIDYPIGPTGRFCNGKTVVDALGELLGFKEEIPPFSRAKRSSLERGVNFASGASGIREETGNNLGDHYSMDRQISNFESVIEELRRHTRGDPNAIQNYLNKCIIYSGIGSNDYLNNYFMTNYYTTSSQFTPTAYANALLQEYYRQLTRLYQIGARKVIVTTVGRIGCIPYMLARTNGSSPNNCDEEKNEIIGLFNTGLRQLVDVFNSNQFPGAKFVYLNSSLAASDVIANGFEVLDKGCCGVGKNNGQITCLPLQAPCEDRKKYIFWDAFHPTEIVNVVLAKKAFTSKSKLYAYPINVKQLAML, encoded by the exons ATGGAAACAAAAATGAGTCAAAATAAAACAGGATTTTACGTTCTTATAGCTTTGTTAATGTTGTGCTATTTTAGTATGGCTTGTAATACAACTAAAGCTGCTACCAAAATGCAAGTCACTGGTTTTTATATATTTGGTGATTCGCTTGTTGATAATGGTAACAACAACGAGATACTAACTCTTGCTAGAGCTAATTACCAGCCTTATGGTATTGATTATCCTATCGGACCTACTGGTCGTTTCTGCAATGGCAAAACCGTGGTTGATGCATTGG GTGAACTTTTAGGATTTAAGGAGGAGATTCCTCCATTTTCAAGAGCAAAACGTAGTTCTCTTGAAAGGGGCGTAAATTTTGCATCAGGAGCTTCCGGTATCAGAGAAGAGACCGGCAACAATCTT GGGGATCATTATTCAATGGATCGACAAATTAGCAACTTCGAAAGTGTAATAGAAGAATTAAGGAGACATACAAGGGGAGACCCAAATGCCATCCAAAATTACCTTAACAAATGCATCATTTATTCAGGAATCGGAAGCAACGACTATCTTAACAATTATTTCATGACAAACTATTATACTACTTCCTCCCAATTCACCCCAACAGCCTACGCAAATGCCCTCCTTCAAGAATATTATCGTCAACTAACG AGATTGTATCAAATCGGAGCACGAAAAGTGATAGTGACAACGGTAGGACGAATAGGGTGCATACCTTACATGTTAGCAAGAACAAATGGATCGAGCCCAAATAATTGTGATGAGGAGAAGAATGAAATTATTGGCCTTTTTAATACCGGATTACGACAACTTGTTGACGTATTTAACAGCAATCAATTCCCAGGAGCCAAATTTGTCTACTTGAATTCTTCCTTAGCCGCGAGTGATGTGATCGCCAATG GGTTTGAAGTACTGGACAAGGGATGTTGCGGAGTTGGAAAGAACAATGGTCAAATAACTTGCCTGCCTTTGCAAGCTCCCTGTGAAGATCGCAAAAAGTATATATTCTGGGACGCCTTTCACCCAACTGAGATTGTTAACGTCGTACTTGCTAAGAAGGCGTTCACATCCAAGTCGAAATTATATGCATATCCCATTAATGTGAAACAACTAGCAATGCTCTAG